The genomic segment TGCAGGTTGTGTCCTCAGGCaggtgtggtttttttctttttcactcccTGCTGGACCACTCTGCCTCAGTGTTCCATCAATAATATTGGAACTCAGTATGTGTAACAACTCTATTTCTCTTCTAACGCTCTGTCTCAGTAAAGGATGGTTGCTTTCTCAAAGATGTATTTGACCTTTCTTACACCAGTGTTGAATGTATCACTTAGTGGTCTAATTTTGTCTTTCTGTCCATGCTTAACTGCTTTTGTTCAGAGTTGATATCACCCAGGTTTTTGCAACAACTTCCTCATGGGTCTTACTGATAGCTGATATCTATTCTTCTGCCTTCTACCCTACTACTTGAATTTCTGTGAAACGACTTGATTTTGTTACTTTTCTTGTTCATTAAAACTTCCAGTAGCCTCCACACACAAGCATACCTGTTTTTCATGCCCATCTTCATACATGATGCTATCTACTCTGCCTTAAAATAgaaccctctttctttcttttgtaccCTATCCCAATGTAGtagtttctcattttttaaggCTTATTTCATCTCTGCTGAATTCCTTCCCTGAATCCTcaaatttcctgattttcttttgtaattccaTACTGCTTTTTACATACTGCTGCTTAGAAATTATCTTGTCAGATAGTAGTTGAACTGTTTACATGCAGATCTTTCTTTTTAGGTTTTGTATTCTGAGGCAAGGACCTAGAGCAGTTCTGCTTGGCTAATAATAGATACCTACACTACACAGTTGAATAACTGGAGGCCCTTCTTTTTCCTGTGCTCTAGAAGAGTTAGTTCCTAAGACCATCTTACTCACATGTATATACTAGATTCCATCCCCCTACTCAAAGACAAGCAGAGGATTTAGCCTTACACTGTTCAGTTCATTCGTAGCAAAAGGTAAGGCAGAAATAGTGAGTCAGGGTAGTGAGGAGACCTTGAAATTATGTCATATGGCAAGCAGTGGGAGGATTAAGTGGCAAGCATttaatcaaaatggaaaaaaaatcaactgggGTATGATAAGTGTTCAGATATTTGAAAGACTGGAAAAATTATTAAACCTAATTAGAGTGCCTCCAAAGGGCAGTGGTAGGAACAGGAAGCAGTTTTGGCCTTAGTGTTACTAGGAAGAGCTTTCTGAACATTACAAGCTAATTTATTAGGGAATTTTTCATGAGGGGAACTATGAGTAGAGGCAGAATGACCTATGGTTTAAAGTGCTAAGAAGTAGATTTTGTATCTTTGGTAAAAGTTGGACTAGGTGGCCATGGTGGAGTCTGAAATTTTCCTGATTTAGTTCTGAGTTCCATGATCATGAATTTTGGGAACATATTTCTTGTTTTGGGTTAAGATAATTTTCTATACATTTAGTAGTAAGTACTTTCCATGTGCCAGCTGTTGAGGATTCAGAGATCAGTGATAGTCTCTTGCTATCAAGTAGCTTGTATTTATAAATGGAAAGATTCTTGAGCtttacttctttttaatttttgagaagccagtgttatttctatttttagtactCTCAGGATTCACAATTCCTAAAAATTAGTTTTGAGATTTACTTCCCTGTCAAATACTAAAATAGTTTTTTGATCCTTTGTATTCCTAGCAATGTCTCAGGCTGTGCAGACCAATGGAACTCAACCATTAAGCAAAACATGGGAACTCAGTTTATATGAATTACAAAGAACACCTCAGGTAAGTTAGATTAAGGTAACAGGGGAAATATGGGACATATGTAAACTGGgattcatttttagaaaatcaaATCTTGAAAGAACATAactaataataaatttatatacaAGCAGTCCTGacttgtgtgtgtttggctgacaattcattcattcattgaacaaatgaTTTGAGTGTACACTCTGTACCAGGTCCTAATCTAGGTACTAAGCaaagtgaataaaacagatgTAGCACCAGCCAATGGAGTTTAATAGACATTAAACAAGTAAATACCCGTAGAATTACACGGTTGAGAAGTTGTGTAAAAGGAAAGTCCCCACTGTTGTAATAAATAATAGCCTGGGAGAGCTAGGGAAAACTGTTTTGAGCTAATGATGGGAAGGACTGAGGAGGAGCCAGATTTGAAAGAGATAAACATGCTTAAAATTGAATTCATTTTAAAGTTGAGATGCCTATATGACAGGCAGGCAGAGATGCTAACTTTGGGGTCTGGactaaatataaaatttaggTGTTGTCAGTACATTTTAAACAATTAGAATGGATAAGATAACCCAGAGGGAGATGAGCAGAGGTCGTAGAGCTGCATCCAGAGGAGCTTCAACATTTAGAAATTAAGTAATGGAAAGGAACCATCAATGGAGACAGAGAAGGAACAGCCagagaaaagtaaggaaaaatgGGAGCTGGAGAGAGGGATCAAAACCTAAGAGGAAGGATGTTGTAGTAATCTTATTCAACATTACTGAGGGATAAATAAGATGATTACAAAAGTGTACCTTAGATTTGTCATCATACAGGTGGTGACCTTGACAAGAGTAGAGGTACTTGAGTAGATTGTGCTATGTTGAAGGGAGGGAAAAGTGAAAATATGTAGGTAGTTCGTGAGAGAAGTTTGGCTATGCAGAGGAGCAGAGAAATCGAATACAAACTAAAGGGGAActtgaaattgggaagttttaaattttgtttgtaaGATGGGACATAGAGCTGCAGTGACACTCTACTGTCTTCGCCCCCCAACTCCAAAGTGCTTCAGTCACATTTAACTATTCAGCAACCTGTGGAGATACTAATCTAGGCTAATTTAGTGGAGAGGGAGAGATTGCAAAGTCAGAGAGTGAATATAATAATCAAGAGGGATATACTTGAGAAGGTAGAAGGAATACACCTTTGATATGAAGAGGCATGCTTTCTCCTTGTAGCAAGAAAGATGAAGATTTATCAAGGTTTCATAGAAAAAGAGAGCTTTCTTAATGAAATTTGAGGCAATCTGTTGAACATCCAGGTGGAGGAAAGCCTTCAGGTAGAAGACAAGGGGTAACATAGTGTAGTGAAAGGAAAAACGAGTTGTTAGAGAAACCAGTTGCTGAGTAGTGTCAAACACTTCTTTGAGGCTGGTGAAATTCTGGCAGTCGTGTGTGTTTCCCCATTTCTTTCCCCACAGTGCCACATACCCACACAGGAGAATGTGGATGTTGAGTTTATCCagggttgggattttgataggcaAGTTataaagaagaagaggagggacaaACTTGATTACTAGCTAAGTCAGTCATATTTTCTGAATgatagtttcctcatctataaaatggaggttaTAATTACTATATAAAAAGTTTGTGTATGTATTATGTTAGGTATAGTAGTCCTCTTTTATCTGTGGCTTTGCTTTCCACATTTTCAGTACCTATGGTCGATCATGGTCTGGCAGTCAACCATAGTCTGGAAACATGATCGTCCTTTGACTTCTggtcagaaggtcaatagtaaCCTAACACTGCATCACAATGCCTATGTCATTCATCTCTTTACATCTCATCACGTAGGCATcttatctcacatcatcacaaaagGAGGAGGAAGTTTGGGTACAGTATAAGAAGATACTTTGAGAGAAAGACCATATTCACATAGCTTTTATTATTACATATTGTTAcagttgttctattttattactagttattgttaatctcttactatgcctgttttataaattaaactttatcataggtatgtatggaTAGCAAAAAACTTAATGTatatatagggttcagtactatccaCTGTTTCAAGCATCCAGTGGGGGTCTTGGAACTTACCCTTTGTGGATAAGGGGAGActactgtaaaataaaatacttagaagtaCATTATATAGAGAGGCTGAAACAGACACTCTATAATAGTGGTAgttattataaatgtaaatatattttactcGAGTCCTTTAGGGACAGTATCTATAGTTTCTATGTCTTTCTCTGTGAGATCATCAGTTTATGAACCTATAGAGGAAACACAATTATAATGGAGAGCTAGTGGAAGCAGGAAATGTCATTAACATATAGGAGGGAAGcccctcatttcttccttttctttttcttctttcttttcctcttttttcctttacaGTAGCCACCAACTAGACCTTTTTCCACAATCCATAGGAGCCAGTGTTGGTGGCTTTAGAACTCAGTAGTCTTTATTCTCAAGGCCACCTTGTGGGAAAGGTGGGTAGTGGTGGTGAAGAAAGGAGAAGTCACTAATCTCTCTGCAGCTGGAGATGTGTCTTGGGATTCTATTGGAACGAGTGCATTTTCACACTGAAgcattttttagacataattaGAAAtactaataattgttatacttcAGATGTATTCTACTTTAAATCAGTTTGTAGGTTTGCCTGAGCACCTGACCACTTGGTATAATCGGTTTCTGTGGACCAAGACCttttcaggtttaaaaaaaatcctgttaaaCTCTATTTAGATAATACTTGTATCACAATCTTAAAATCTCTTAATGGATGGCatgaaatttataatttattatcaaAATGGTATGCTTTTTAAAGATAAAGGAATTCTTAGAGTTCAGTTACCcctaatttctcattttttaggtaaggaaacaatgaaaataatcattTAGAGTCAAATCCAGTTAATATGCCAAGAACTGGAACCAAAGGCATCTGATTGCACagtcaatgttttttttttattataccaGGCTGATTTATCTTTCAAATACATTAATAGGTTATCTTCAGCATTAAAACAATAGCATTTCTATAATGCagtggtggaggagggaggggaattGAGGGAGATTATTGCCAAAACAAGATTAGCTGTGAGTCGACAATGATGGTAGCTGGGTGATGggtacataaatgttcatttttgtcattttcaatACTTCTGCATGTTGAACTTGTCTTTAATAAACAAATAGCATTAATTTTAGAGTGACTCTTCCATAGGAGGCAATAACAGATGGCTTGGAAATTGTGGTTTCACCTCGAAGTCTACACAGTGAATTAATGTGCCCAATTTGTTTGGACATGTTGAAGAACACCATGACTACTAAAGAGTGTTTACATCGTTTCTGTGCAGACTGCATTATCACAGCCCTCAGAAGTGGGTATGTTGAAATGAGTTACACTAGGTACCTAAGTTGTATCAGAACAGTGCTCTCTGGGTTTTGGGAAATACATTCTCTATAAGTGTTCATTTGAgaactggaaattttttaaagtctagGTTTTAATTGTTGGAGAATCTTTGTTTTGAAACAGTTGATTTTATACAATTTTAGAAGCTTTATAGGATGAATATTTTGAGGAAATTACAATGGATGAAACCAtggtttttttatttctgaagcaCATAAAATAATCTTACGAATGCTATTTTAATTAGGAATTCATAGCatacaaattaatatatatattagtgGGTAGTTTTTCCTTATATGGCTTGGATATCAGAAAGGAGCAATTTATATTTGAGAAGAATAGGTTTATATTTCTAAAACGGTTATATGTAACTGATCGATGGGAagaattcacatttttctctgttGGCTAGTGATATAGAGTGAGGTTACCAGATTCATGCTTAACCACTAGTAAGATTTCCAAGGAAATTCAGGTTAATCAGTTTAAATTCCTTTGTTTTAGTAAAATATTAGAATGATAAAAATGATCCAGaagcagtgactgtaatggggtatgtggtggggacttgataatggagggaaatctagtaaccacaatgttgctcatgtgattgtatattagtgataccagaaaaaaaaaaaaagatccagaaTGTGGGTATTTGTCTTAAGCCCAAAGATACTGGTATCATTTACATCTTCCTTCCCCTCTTTTTATTTAGCAATAAAGAATGTCCTACATGTCGGAAAAAGTTAGTTTCTAAAAGATCACTAAGGCCAGACCCAAACTTTGATGCACTCATCAGCAAAATTTATCCAAGTCGTGATGAATATGAAGCTCATCAAGAGAGAGTATTAGCCAGGATCAACAAGCACAATAATCAGCAAGCACTCAGTCACAGCATTGAGGAAGGACTGAAGATACAGGCCATGAACAGGTGTGTGGGAAAACAGGCCAGAGAGAGTGGCCATTTTTCTGAATACTTTGTAAAATACTGAATTTACTGAACAGCCTCCATTTTGAAAAAGGTAACGTGAAATAACAAATGGTAGTTTTGCATGGTTATCTTTTTATGCAGGTATAATATATGCCTCCAGGCGTAGTAGGGTGTTCGATTTTAAACACTACAGTCTTTAAACACCCTTCTTAGTACATACTTCTCCCTCCACTTACTATTCTATATCTCCTCTTCCCTTTATAGCAGAGATCCTTGGAAGAGTTGTCTATGCTTACTTTATCCGGTTCTCCCGTTCCATTTTGAACTCCCTCTAGTCAGGTTTTCATCCTCACCCTTAACTCCCAAATCACGCTATTGGAGTTACCAGTGACCTCCACATTGTGAGATCTAATTGCTGATTCTCAGAGCCCATCTTACGTAGCAGCATTTGAGAAGGGTTTTCTTTGAAAGGTTTCTTTACCTGGCTTTCAGGAGACCCTATTGTCTTGGTTCCCTTTGTATGTCATTCGCTCAAACTTGACATGTCCCATACTGAACTTTTTATTCTTATCCCTACTTCTCTTCATTGTTGTTCACTTCAGTTGATGGCAAGTCCATAATACCACTTGCTTTAACAAAAAATTTTAGAGTCACCCTTAACATCTCCAATTTTTCTCACATTCTGTATTCCAATctgtgaataaatatatttttagcttTCTTCATAATACATTCAGATTGCTCTAGGCCACCACTATCTTTCATTTGAAGTATTGAAATAATCTCCTAATTGGCCTTTGTACTTTCCATGTTTACCCCGACATGGTCTATTCtcagcacagcagccagagtgattctgttaaaataaaagtcacatcTGGGTTCTCCTTTACTCTAGAGCCTCTAATTTCGCATTCAGATTAAAAGACCCTAATGATGGCTTCCAAGAACCTACATAATGTGGGTACTTTGTTACTcccattctctcttcctttctgacaTCTCCTAATATATTCAGACCTCAAGGAGATGGCAAAATAGGAGATGGCATTCTAATCTAGTAATTCTCACCTTGGCTAAAACATCAGAATTACTTGCAAAGCCTTTAAATTCCAGGGCCTTAGGTATCATCCCTGACAAAGTCAATTCGAATCTTTGATTGGAATTCAGGCATTGTTTTTCTTAAAGTTCCAGAAGTGGTTCCTAAGTGCAACCTTAAACCATTGGCTTGAAGTATTCCGTCCTCACTGTGTTAAACTGAACTACCactaaacaaaggaaaataaagtgttaaatattgaatgtatttattttaaaggagTTAAACATTTCTAAGAGTTGGAGAGACTTTAATGGTTGTTCAGTTTAATCTTTTACCAGGAGAAGAATCCCCTTTGCAAAATCCTTTATTGATAGTCCTTTGGGTTGACATTTCTAAGTGGTAGGGAATATGTGATAGGAGAGGAGCTCCTTTCATTTGACAACTTTATTATagcttcctttctatttttcaacATCATCAAGCATGCTTCTgcttcagggcctttgtacttcaTGTTCTTTTAGGAACCCTCATTATCCAGATAACCCATATGGCACACATTCTCTCTCATGTGTCTGCCATGTTTCTGTCTTTCGCCTTGGAACTCCATGCTTTCTTTCCCTCCATGCTGCATTTTTTCACCACAGCACCTACTATTCTCTGACATGTTTTTGTTATCCACTCTGCTAGGATAATATAATTCCTATGAGGGTAGAGATTGTGTCAGTATAATTGATTCCTGTCACACCAGTACATAGAACTGTGTCTGGCTTAAGGtagctgctcagtaaatatttttgaatgcatgaatatttttttaaagttctttctttATATTGAATTAAAATTAGTCTCTTGTATGTGGCAGTCTTGGCATGTCTTTGTCAGAATACTTATGTTGGATTCTACACTCCATATTCTGATTTTACTAGGTCTTCAAATAATAAAGGCTAAATATTCacattccttatttcttttattgttcCTCATACAACACTCAAGTCTCTTGGTGTAATTCGTGAAATGCTACTTCTAGAATCGTATGTAGTATTATAAATATGATTTGATAAATGGAAGATATAATAGTTATTGGTTTCCATTATCCAAACATTCTGTGATTGCTGCCTGAAATGAATCAATCTAGCTGTGTCATCTCACACCTTTTTTAGAAAGAAGTATgggataaaaataaatgcattcagACAGTAACCCTGTTACATTAGAAcaacttttcttttgctttatttgtgGATTTTAGGAAATACTTAAGTATAGTCCTTATATTTTCACTGCTGaggttttttcatttcattaatttggCCAGttcgtttcttttttttttcttctttaagttgTGGTAAAAAAGTTGTATAACGCAGAACttaaccatcttaaccatttttaagtaacaGTTCAATATTCTGAGTGTAGCCACATTGTTGTATGGCTGGtttccagaactcttttcatctccTGATGCTGACATTCTGATAGTTCTTCATTTCCTCCCCCTTTCCTCACTTCTGGTagctaccattctactttctgattACTTTAAATATCTTGTGTAGGGGGAATCATACAGGGTTtgtctttgtgactggcttgttcaCTTAGTAGGTCTTCAGAGTTCATTTGTGTTGCAGCAtatgcaggatttccttcctttttaagactgaataattaTACATTGTCTGTGTTCATGTCGTTTTGAATCAGTTTTACTATTTAACATATTATTCATCCCCTCTTCAGTTTGAAATGAGATACAGAtttcatgagttttttttttaaagcaaactaGTTCCTGAGCATCTTTCTTAAGTAGTGGGCTATTATTTCCTTGTCCTGGCAGTAAACACGTAATGATGGTATTGTTCATGAAAGTGCAAGTcattctttcatgtttctttttcatcTGTATCTCTCCTTTTTCCTTGAATATATAGGTAGAGAGAGAGGCAATGTGGTAGAAAGAATGCGTATCACATCCTAGTTCTGGTGCTTCCTAGCTTATAACGTGGGGCCTTGAACCCCAGTTTCTTTGGTCTTCTCaactataaaagaatgataatgtCAGTTGCCTTGACAGTTGTTTTgatgagtaaataaaatatatacacaattcACGTTGCCTAGTTACTGGTATTTGAGCTTGTTAGAGAGCTGCTTCTATATCTGTGCGTGTATTTAGATACCATAtcattttccttattaaaataattttgcattgCATTAGCAGACTTTTGGTGAAGTTGGTATGGAGGAGTGCTTGTACTGCTCCTCTTAAATCTTGTTTCTTTAAGAAATTCTAATTAAAGAGGCATAAATATCTTCCCTTAGAACTTTCAAGTTTTCCTATCTGAATCATGCCTTTGTTTAGATTTAAAATCCTATTACTAGAAAAACTGTCAAAATATAAGGGTTTGCCAATAATTCCTACagttaataaagaaaattattaagtGAATATAAACATTTGCTAAGTCATACAGATATTTGCCTGTGTGTGAGTGAGTTACCTAGACCTTTCAGGGATGTATGGGAAATAAATATTGTTACCTATTTTGGAGAAAATTCAGTTATCAAGATTTTTTTAGAATTCTGAAGTTCagtaaacatgtttcaaaactgATGAATTGAAAAGGCCTAAATGTAAACTTTATAcaaccccccttttttttcttaacttagaTTACAGCGAGGCAAGAAACAACAGATTGAAAATGGTAGTGGAGCAGAAGACAATGGTGACAGTTCTCACTGCAGTAATGCATCCACACATAGCAATCAGGAAGCAGGACCGAGTAACAAACGGACCAAAACATCTGATGATTCTGGGCTTGACCTTGATAATAACAATGCAACAGTGGCAATTGATCCAGTAATGGATGGTGCCAGTGAAATTGAGTTAGTCTTCAGGCCTCATCCCACACTTATGGAAAAGGATGACAGTGCACAGACAAGGTAAGTGTGTGGGTTAGTTTCAGATTATCTGAGTTGAGAATGTTTAATATGAGGTTAAAGGGCAATTTTGCATAAGAAGCAAGGACAATATTTGTCATCTCCATGAATTGCTGGGATTCATTGGGGTACTCCGGTTGCCTAAattgttgttttcttccttcctcatgtATTTCTCACCCACAGTTACATATCTGAAAGGAATGATCCTCCTTGGTAGAGTAGGAAAAAGGATGATTTAAAGTTCTTAACAAGGATACTAGACTATAAAATTCATGCTGGCAAGGATTTCTACTTTACTACTCTTATCTCCAGCATACTGTCTGCCATTGAGTACATATAAGCATCAAATATTTGTCCATGAATAGTAtatgatgctttaaaaaaaaatcccaagatTAGCACTTCTATGCTCAGAAAACAGATTCTTAGACAATAATAAATTTGCTCATATTCTTACTATTCCTCTTGATACAATAGGGAGCAGACCTCTGATTACTGAGGTTAAGGGGtatattcttttttccccttagtaCTATGTGTAAGTTCTGTTTGATTTTGTCATTATACATCATATTTTATGGGTGGCATGGTGGAAAGAGCTTTTGTCTGGCCTGGTATATAAATAGTGAATGTGTACTTTCCCCTCTTCTGTACCTTCCAATAAGAAATTTTTAGATAATGGGAATAAATTTCTGGTATTACTTTGTCAGTAACTGAGACATTTACATTTCATATAGTTTTTTAGATATGTATTCTATGatactaacatttttattaatctggaaattaaatttttaataattcactTCTCCAGATACATAAAGACTTCAGGTAATGCCACTGTTGATCATTTATCCAAGTATCTGGCTGTGAGATTAGCTTTAGAAGAACTTCGAAGCAAAGGCGAATCAAACCAGATGAACCTTGATACAGCCAGTGAGAAGCAGTATACCATTTACATAGCAACGGCCAGTGGGCAGTTCACTGTGAGTATTTAAAAGTATAGGCTGTTGAAACTGGGAGCGTTTTGACCATCTGAGAATGGCAAGTAGTGGGGTGGAGCCTGATAAAATGGTACAGGACTCTGagactaaaagaaagagaagatgcaGCAGGTAGTTaactttatattttgtttgtttgtttatgagTTGTTTATGTGACAAGTTTATCCCAAGatacattttttgaaatgatGGACTTTTATATTTGTTCCATCTCATGATTACTGTGCCTTGAACAGtttttataattctttctttcttttttttgttttaggtttTAAATGGCTCTTTTTCTTTGGAATTGGTCAGTGAGAAATACTGGAAAGTGAACAAACCCATGGAACTGTATTATGCACCCACAAAGGAACACAAATGAGCTTTTACTAAAATCAGTTCTGAGAGTAAACTTTTTTATAGCctatttctttaatattaaatatgtacTGTCATTACTTTTATGGACAGAATCTTGGATATGTTCAGTTTTCTTTCTGAGCCAGACTTGTTTACACTATTAGAATCTTTCCCCTTAATTTAAGATTTCCTTTTTGGAAGGGACTGCAGTTactcagttctttttctttccttttaaatatatctAAGTTGTATGTTTTCACAAAATATGGTTCCAATTTGGAGCacccttttgacccaggaatttttCGTAGTTCTGTATTCATAAGGGAAGATTCAATTGGCcatccttttcccttctctcagaaGTTTTTTAGATCTACAGAATGTTGAAATTAAGTATTTTGACTTTTTTCCTGGAGTCTTGtatatttatagttttctatATAAGCTGTAGTATCTTCATGAAGACCAAGGCTCAAATTTACTGTGCTTAAAAACAATTCTCATAGGATTATTATTTTCATGGTATTTTCTTccataaaatctcattttttaaaaaaggttctCTATGAACTTAGTGTCCATTGTCATGCaatgttattttttccatttttttccctctgattttGGAATTTCTGATCCTAGGAAAGAGAATCAAACAAAATCTCAAGTTATGTGAGAACTTGACTCATTTATAGATTTcactgaagagagaaaaattaaattggtCTTATGTAGTCTTCAAGAGTATATTTAAAGAGGTCTTTTTTGTATTAGTTCTGCTGTCACTTAAGTTCCTTTATTATATGTGTTTGATGTTTTTTGCCTATTAAAATACCAGAGACATGGAGATATTTTGCACTTTAGCCTTGATAAAAGTACAAGATATGCTCAAAGCTTCCCTAATTCTTTTCTTATTGGTAGCCACATAAATTTCAAGAATGACATGGCACATAGAACTAACAGTGGGGGATGGGGGGAAGTTTGCCCTTTTTTGAAAAGTTTATTTAGCATTTTGGTTGCCATCTATCAGTTTATAAATTTGGAGCTCTGCTAATTACAAATTAATGGAGCTCAAGCCCTGCCTTGATATAGTGAAAGATAATTCTGCATAACAATGTCAGCCAGTAGGGTAAAGTCATTCTACTACTcttcttttagttttatattgAGGGACAGTGTTGGACTTTTGGGGCCAGAAGGCTTTATGATGACAAGTCAGAAATAAGGTTGACTTGTGTGTTATTTTTCATCCCTGTCCTGATTCTAGGTATGTTTCCAAGTTTATATTATCACAGTATTTACAAAGAGCTTGCATTGAGAAATTAATCCTAAAGGGTTTTTTCTAGAGGGGAGTAGTACTCCCATACCATTGTTACTAAAACCTTGTCTAGTCATTGTAAATATTTATCTGTCATTTTTGACAGATTGGAGCCAGCTTGATGTTTTAAATCTTCAGCTCAGTATGATGAAAATTTAAAGGCTTATTCaattttttaccattttactgaaaatatttaaaatctgtttttacagttttttttgtAATCTGTGCCATGAAATTTGAAGACCACCAAGAAAAAAGGGAGATTTTGTATTCAATTCCTTTTCTGGTGTAATGTTAAGTTGTATAGATTATTAATGCATGTCCACTGAATATAACCCTGGTTTTGTGATATAACTGCTTAGATTTTATTGGTGACATTAGCTTAGTGGTTGCATTAAATAACTAAATTCCTGTTGTGATTAATTGAAGTTTTGTCTTTAAGCAAAAAGTTACTTGTTAATATAAGCTTTGTGCTTAGAGAATGTATGCGTTTCCATCTGTCAGTATGGGAGGACGTAAACTCTCCATATCAGTGAGTTCATTGGATATGTAATCATTTGCAAAATACAGTTACAGGTATTTGATAGAGCATTGAGTGTagtattgtgtgtatgtgtgcatgtgtgtgtgttttttggtGGGTGGGTACTGTTCACCATCACTACCTACCAAATTTTTCATAAAGTGTTATCTAAGTAACTTCTATAACCACCATCTTAACTGAGGAACAAAAGGCTTACCAATGTGGTGGTAGCCTTTGGATAtattatcattttcaaatttactatggtaaaatatacatagccAAAtttccattttagccatttttaagtgtataattcattgacattaagtacattcacagtgttctTAACTGTCACCACTATCTATTTACAGGACTTTTTCATCATTCCAGCTAGAAACTCTGTGCCGATTAAACAGTAGCTCCCCCCCACACCACCTTCCCCCTGGCCCCTGATGACCTACCTATATTC from the Manis javanica isolate MJ-LG chromosome 11, MJ_LKY, whole genome shotgun sequence genome contains:
- the RNF2 gene encoding E3 ubiquitin-protein ligase RING2; the encoded protein is MSQAVQTNGTQPLSKTWELSLYELQRTPQEAITDGLEIVVSPRSLHSELMCPICLDMLKNTMTTKECLHRFCADCIITALRSGNKECPTCRKKLVSKRSLRPDPNFDALISKIYPSRDEYEAHQERVLARINKHNNQQALSHSIEEGLKIQAMNRLQRGKKQQIENGSGAEDNGDSSHCSNASTHSNQEAGPSNKRTKTSDDSGLDLDNNNATVAIDPVMDGASEIELVFRPHPTLMEKDDSAQTRYIKTSGNATVDHLSKYLAVRLALEELRSKGESNQMNLDTASEKQYTIYIATASGQFTVLNGSFSLELVSEKYWKVNKPMELYYAPTKEHK